A segment of the Pseudomonadota bacterium genome:
TGTCGGTGTGTCTGCGTCGTACCGCTATCTTTGCAGAGGGCTCCTTGCCGCATTTAGTATGCTCGGCATAGAAGCTGATCCTGGTTCCGAGCGGTCCAGTATGGGCGGTCCTGATGCATGTTTTGCCCTATCTACAGGCGCGGACGTTGTTTTCAACGGGAGAAAATTTGTCGGTAGTGCACAAAAGAGAATTGGATCATCAATTCTACAACATGGTTCCATTCTGCTTAGCCCACAAGTAGAAATCCTTAATAGTATCTTTGAGAATGGGGAAACAAGAAGCAACGAGATGCTCGGCCAGAAAATTACCTGCCTTGAGAATATATTGGGGCACTCCATCGACGCAGAGGAGGTTGCCCATGCTGTTGCCGAGGGTTTTGCTCAGGTATTAGAAATAGAGTTACTGCCCGATTGTTTAACTGACGATGAAGTAAAGACAGCTCATAGTCTTACAGATAAGTATCGACCGATTTCCGTGAAAGGGTTGCCGCTTAACAATTAGTAAATGGAGGATTATATGGCAGATAAGAAAAGGGTATTATTTGTTTGTGTCCATAACAGTGCCCGCAGTCAGATGGCAGAGGCGTTTCTCAATCACCTATATGGTGACAGGTTTATCGCTGAAAGCGCCGGGCTTGAACCTGGCACGTTAAACCCCCTTGCAGTAGAAGTTATGAAAGAGGAAGGTATAGACATATCGGGCAATAAAACAAAAAGTGTCTTCGACTTCTATAAAGAAGGAAAGCTTTATTCTTATGTCTTTACTGTTTGCGATGCGGCAAGCAGTGAAATGTGCCCCGTTTTTCCAGGGCTTGTCACACAGACAATCCACTGGAGCTTTGAAGACCCTTCGTCTTTTACGGGAAGCTATGAAGAAAGACTGGAGAAAACGAGAAAGGTAAGAGACGTCATAAAGGACAGTATTGAAAAATGGGTTAAAGAAATAATGTAACAAATTTCAACATAAGAAAAGAAGTTTGAAAATAATTGAGATTATAACACTGAGAGTCTTGTATGAATATATTGTGTAAGGACATGAAAATTGCGGGCAACAACATGATCACAAAGATCCTCAATATAGTTCTCCCACTTATAGGGATCACACTCATGTTTGTCTACGAGTATTGTGACACCTCCTGTTCTTATCTGAAGGGAACACTTATGGGGATAGACCTGAAATGGGTAGGGGTTATCTACATGATTGCACTGTTTACAAGCACATTCTCTTTACGGGGATCATTGGCTCAAATAGCTGTGCATTTCAGGACCGTCCTGATATCAGCCGCTGTTGGTGTGGAGTTTTTCCTTACCGGCTGGCAAATTGTAAAAAACACATACTGTCCCTTCTGTCTTGCCTTCAGCGTCTGTATATTCCTTCTCTTTGCCGCCAATTTTTCATTGATGAACAAGGCGTTGGTGATTGTTTCATTAATAGTGGGGTTTGCCGGTTTTGCTCTCTTTTTTGAGGGCTCGCTATCTCCGGTTTATACCTTGAGAACCACAGAGATATGCTGAAGGTTGCCCCCCATCCTGATTACCCACTTGAAGAAGGCCGTTATATAAGGGGAAACGACTTCTCGCCTGTTGCTGTTGCCATCATTCTGAACTGTGACGCAGACAAGATTCCTCGTGAGATAGAATCACTCGTCAGGGCAGGGGCAGAGAGCGGAGCTGCCCTCTCCGGCACTGTCCAGACGCCAAATATTGGTTTTGAAAAAATGATCTGCAATATTGTAGCAAATCCAAATATTCGCTACCTTATCCTTGGAGGACCGGAATCAGCAGGACATCTGACAGGAGAGGCCCTAAAAGCACTTTTTGAGAACGGTGTGGATGATAAGAAACGTATCATAGGGACGGAAGCATCGCACGCAACTCTTTTTAATGTCCCGTTGAATTTCATTGAGCGGTTCCGTAGCCAGTTAACCCTCATTAACATCCAGTTTGAAGGTGACCCGGAAGTTATCAGGCAAGCTGTGTGGACCTGTTATCAAGAAAATCCTGTAGATTTCCGTGGTTATTCCCTCTATGACCCGGGTGCCTTTTCTGAACCTTCCTTAAGTGGGAAAATTACCTGGCGTATCAATCAACCCTGGGCTGAGCCGGAGGATGAAAACGAGCAGGAAGCCCTTAGAAAAGCAAAGGAACTCATCGAAAAATTGAAATCAAGGACAAAGAAAGTTGGAGAATAAGATACGGAAAACGTATTTAGATATTATGGAAGGATTACCATGCAGACAGCGGCTGGAGGGAACAAAGCACTGGCAAACCCTTCTTTGACCAGAGACAGGATTTACGCTTGATATACTGAAAATTTTAACTCAGGAGGAGTACATGCATTCGAAAAAGATTTTTAATATGAAATTATTTGCTGTAACAGCAATCGTTGTGATAGGCCTGCTTTTTGTAGCAAACCCTGTGTCTCGCTCATTATTTTCGGACATCCAGGAAGTGTGGGCAGCAGAGACGAAGACAAATGTTCCCCAAAAAGATACCGCCGCTACATCTCCAAAAAAGGTTCCCCGTCTTATCGATGTTGGTGCTGATAAGTGTATTCCATGTATCGCTATGGCGCCGATATTGGAAGAAATGAAGAAGGAATATGCCGGTATCCTTGACGTTGAGTTTGTCGATGTGTGGAAAAATCCGAATGCCGGGCAAAAATATGGAATTCGAGGAATCCCTACACAGATTTTCTATGACGCCTCTGGAAAAGAACTTGGCCGGCATATGGGGTTTATCTCAAAGGAACAGATATTGCAATCATTTAAAAAACTTGGTGTAGAACTTAGGAATCCTGAGCAAAAGAAGACGAAGTAAGAAGACGTCGATTATGATTGAAAAGCTCTTTATAACTCTCAACGATGCTGTTTCCGGAACACCTGCATTTGCAATCGGGGCGTCATTCCTCTGGGGCGTCCTCAGTCTGGTCTTAAGTCCTTGCCACTTATCGAGTATACCTCTTATTGTGGGATTTATCGATGAACAGGGACGTATATCAACAAAGCGGGCTTTTTATATTTCTTTACTTTTTTCATCAGGACTTATGGTGAGTATCGCCGTCATAGGACTGTTTACTGCTATGGCAGGCCGTATGATGGGAGACGTGGGCAGATATGGTAATTACTTTGTTGCAGGAGTATTTTTCCTTGTGGGACTTCACCTCTTCGACATTATCCCTATGCCCTGGTCAGGCCCTGGAAACATCGGCATCAAGCGCAAAGGCATACTCGCTTCCTTTATCCTCGGTCTGATCTTCGGTGTTGCCCTCGGTCCCTGCACCTTCGCCTATATGGCCCCCATGCTGAGTATTACCTTTCAGCTTGCCGGAACGCAGATCTGGTACGGCACAATCCTGCTTTTATCCTACGCCGTGGGCCATTGCTCAATTATTGTGATAGCCGGAACATTTACAGAGTTGGTGCAACAATACCTCGACTGGAATGAACAATCCAAAGGGCCAATGATCATAAAAAGGGTTTGCGGCGTCCTTGTAATAATCGGCGGATTTTATATGATCTACACAACATTGTAGTTTTATGAGTCAAGACAGTAAAAGACTTTTTTTGTTAAAAGAATAATAGCTTTATTGACAATTGAAGATCAAAGAAACTTATCTTTGGCTTGACATTAACTTGAATAAGAATCTATTTAAACAAAGTAATACCATTTTAGAGGAGCGAAACAATGGAAGTAAAAAGGAACTATGTTAAGGTACGCCTGACTGACAAAAGGTGCCTGACAGTTCCTCATGAGCTTGCGGAGGCTTATGGTTTGAAACCTGGGGAATCCTTTCAACTTGAGAATAGATTGGATGGACTGTATATCCATCCACCGGTGGCACACCTTGCCAGAATATACATTGAACCGACAAATATATGCAATCTGGAGTGCAAGACATGTATCCGCAACGGATGGACAGAGCACCTTGGGCTGATGGACTCAAGCACATTTACTCGGATCGTTGATGCTGCTCGCAGCTTTTCCCCGGTCCCGTCCGTTTTTTTCGGCGGTTTCGGAGAACCGCTTTCCCATCCACATATTGTGGATATGATAGCCATGATGAAATCAATCGGTGCTCGGGTTGAATTAATAACCAACGGAACGCTCCTGACGAAAGAGATGTCCCATCAATTGATCAAGGCAGGTCTTGACGGGCTATGGGTGTCCATCGATGGGGCAAGACCTGAAAGCTATGGAGATGTTCGCTTAGGTGCTGCGCTTCCAAATGTCATCTCCAACATAGAGACATTCCGTGACGCCTGTTTTACTGATTTTTGGCGTTTCTCCCACCCTGAAAAACCAGAAATAGGGATTGTATTTGTAGCCATGAAACGGAATATTGCAGATCTTCCGGAAGTCGTACGCCTGAGTGAGCGGCTGGGAGCCATTAAGTGTCTCATAACAAACATCCTGCCGTATTCACCTGAAATGTCTGATGAAATTCTGTATTCAGGCGCAGTCACCGGCAACATTTCACGCTTTTCAAACTTTCAAATAAGACTCCCAAGAATTGATACAGACAACATCAGCTCCTTTCTCAGTACTTCTGCAGGTGATGCCCATTGCATTTCGTGGGCCGGCAGCAACACATGGGAGGCATCGAACAGGTGCCCCTTTATTGAAAGAAGCGCGACAGCAATAAACTGGGAAGGTAACGTCAGTCCCTGTCTACCCTTAATGTACAACCAAACGCATTTTCTGAATCAGCGGATGCATTTTTCAAGGAAGTACATCGTGGGTAATGCAGCAGAACGTGATTTTAAGGAACTCTGGGGTATGCAGACATATGTAGCCCTTCGTGAGAGGTTGCAACAATTCGAGTTTCCTCCATGTACCATTTGCGGAGGATGTGACTTATGGGAAAATAATGAAGAGGATTGTTACGGCAATCCCTTTCCTACCTGCGGAGGCTGTCTTTGGGCACAAGGAATTGTCCAGTGTCCTTAATTGCTTTTGTTTTTGATGATATTAAAATCAAATGCGGCAATTTGTGTTGATTAAAAATTGGCTGCAATTATGCAAAATATTTGACGTATTATTTTGATTAGAGGAATTAGTATCTTGTTAATCAGTTCATCGTTGGCGATGATCCTCGCAGCATGCCGGAACACAGATCTGGTACGGCATATTCCTGCCTTTATCGTACACAGCCGGACACTGCTTGATTATTGTAATAATGGGAACATTCGCGGGATTAGTCCAGCAGTATTTCAACTGGAACGAACAGTCCAGGGGCCAACGATCGTAGAAAAGGTCTGCGGCATCCTTGTGATAATCAATGGATTTTATATGATATACACAACTATCTGAATACTCTTACTCTCCAACTTGACAAAAGAGCACAGGCCACATATAATATATAAAATATAGTTTATATATAGTGAGGTGTTCAATGCTCGGTGATTTTTCAAAATATGTTGTGTATGATCTTTTCAAACTCTCAAAGGGAGCACAACTCTCAGGTGCATTAGAGTTCTTTATCTATGATACAATCAAGATATTTATCCTCCTTGCCGTTATCATATTTACCATCTCTTTTATCCGGAGTTATTTCCCTCCGGAGAAGACGAGAAAAATATTGTCACATAAAAAAGAATTTATAGGTAATATCTTCGCTGCCCTTCTCGGGGTTGTAACCCCATTCTGTTCCTGCTCTGCGGTACCGCTATTTATTGGCTTCATTGAAGGCGGTGTTCCGCTTGGCGTTACCTTTTCTTTTCTCATCTCATCACCCATGGTCAATGAGGTGGCCATTGTACTTCTATGGGGTCTCTTCGGATGGAAAATAACGGCTATTTATATCGGCACCGGCCTTTTAGTTGCAATTATAGGCGGATATGTCATAGGAAAGCTTAAGCTTGAGAGATGGGTGGAAGAATATGTATACAAGATGCATGTAGGTGAAAACATGCAGGTCGTTGCACAAACCTTTGCCGAAAGAATAGAATATGCTCGCTACAATACAAAAGATATCCTTGTCAAGGTCTGGCTTTATGTGCTTATAGCCATCGGCATAGGAGGTTTTATTCATGGTTATGTTCCGCAGGACTTCCTCGCCGGCATCGCCGGCAAAGGCAACTGGTTTGCAGTACCCATAGCAGTTCTGGTGGGTATCCCCTTATATTCTAATGCAGCCGGTGTAATCCCGATAGTCTATGCCCTCATGAGCAAAGGATTAGCCCTGGGTACAGTGCTGGCCTTTATGATGGCTGTAACCGCCCTTTCTTTGCCTGAAATGATCATCTTAAGGAAGGTTCTGAAGGTTAAATTGTTGGCCGTATTTGTGGGGATTATGGCGATCACCATTATAGGCGTCGGGTATCTCTTTAATGCCATCATGTAGGAGTGAAAAGGTGAAAGAAATCATTGTTGAATGGTTTCGCTACGAAAAGGAAGGCAATACCTGTTGCAGGTGCGGGGACAGCACTGAGGTTGTTCGGAAGGTTGTTAATGAATTCAAATTCCACAATGCCGGCCTTGAAGTTGAACTGAAAGAATACTCCTTAGGCGAGGACAGACTTGCCCTGTCAAATACAGTAAGGATAAACGGCAGAGACATTATGGACATCCTTTGAGAGAGGCAGAGAGTCTTAACGTCCTGCCCATCCTGCTCGGAACTCATAGGGACAGAAACTGATTGTAATTCCTATGTATATAAAGGCAAAATTTACGACAGTCTTCCGGAGGAAATGCTTAGAGAAGCTATTTACCGGGAGGCTTTTGGAGACAATATTGAAGCCCCTTTACGGGGTTGCGAATAAGGGGAGGGAAAATATGGATGATGTGGTTAGGCTATTCAAGTCCCTTTCGGATGAGACGAGGCTCAGGATTATTAAACTTCTCGAACATGGTGAACTCTGCGTTTGCGATATTTGTGCCGCTCTCGGTATGATTCAACCAAAAGTATCGTTCCACCTCGGTGTGCTAAAAAATGCCGGTCTCCTCAGGGACAGAAAACAAGGCAAGTGGGTACACTACAACCTCGATGAATCGGAAATGTTCAAAAGGTTTCTGCTTTTATCTGTGTCTGAGAAGATTTCTGAAAAAGATGTTGAAGAAGACAGAGCGCGACTTGAAGCGTTCCTACAAAATAAAGATGAAGAAGGAAATATTCTCCCAATGAGCGACTATAAGGCCAAATGCTGCAAGGGATGAAGCAGTGAGTACAATAATAGCAAAAAGGGTAAAAGGAGGTTTATGATGAAAGAATTAAATGATTACCTTGAAGTTGCGTTGGTGTTTCACGGACACAAATGCCCGGCCATGCCCATGGGTTTACGGGCAGGGCTTGCTGCCATGAAGGTCCTTGGTGTCAAGAGAGCGCAGGACAAGGAGCTTGTTGTAGAGTCCGAGACTGGTGAAGGCCATGCTGCTGGTTGTTTTCTCGATGGTGTGATGGTTGCTACGGGAGCTACCTATGGCAAGGGCAATATAAAGAAACTCTTCTACAACAAGATGGCATTCACCTTGATAGACGTAAAAACCGGCAAGGCAGTGCGGGTCTCTCTCAAGCCCGAGTTCGTTGTGAAGATGGTCCAATCACCTTTTGTGCAGAAACGGAAGGAAGGTATACCCCCTCAGGATATCCCCCCAGAAATAACGAACCCGCAGGTTGAACGGGTACTGAGCCTCCCTGAATCGGAGTTTCTTGTCATCAGTGAGATCTTTCAGAAAGACCTGAAGAAGGGTGCCACGAGTTTTGAGGTGAAGCTCTGTGCACAGTGCGGTGAAGCAACATTCGTAAATAAACTGTCAGAAAGTCCTGATGGCAGACTCCTCTGTGTTCCCTGTATAGAACAAGAAAGAAAGGCCTGAAGGGAGAAATCAGCCGTATATTGAAAGAGGGAGGGGAAAAATCCCTGCCCTCGCGGAACACGTTAATATGGAAATTACGACCATTTTACTTGCATCTCTCATTGTCTTTCTCTTTACCACAGTGCTCACTGTTGCCGGGGTGGGAGCGGCCTTTATCATTATCCCAACATTCTACTGGCTCGGGGTTCCCCTCACCGAGGCAATGGCTATAGCTCTTCTCTTGAATGCTATCAGCATGAGTTTCGCTTCTGTCAACTACATCCGGTACAAGCTCGTGAACTTCAAGACCGCCATGCCGATTATCATTCTGGCCGTGTTTTTCTCTCCCCTCGGGGCGTACTCGACGAGATATTTCCCTAAAAATGCACTTATCTTGATTTTCATCTTTTTTCTTATATTTGCGGGGTCTATGATGTTGTTCTATACACCAAAAAAGAAGAGAGATAGGGGGAGTTCGTCAGGCAAAGAATTGAAGACGGGCATCGGTCTCGGCATTGGTGCAGGCTATCTCGGAGGTCTACTCGGGGTCGGGGGAGGGAATTTCATTGTTCCCGCACTCATATGGCTGGGTTTTGACCCTAAAAATGCCTCAGCGACAACCGCCTTCATTGTTGTTTTCGCGTCGTTAAGTGGATTTTTCGGTCACGCAGCTCTTGGCAACATCAACTGGAATCTTCTTGCCTTCTCTGCTGTTGGTTCAATAGCGGGCGCCCTTGTTGGCTCTTGGCTCATGCATAGGAAGCTTGAGGCCAAGCACGTGAAAAGAATAATCGGCTTCGTGCTCTACGCGATTGCCGCAAAAATGTTGTGGAGTTTATTACGAATATGAGCGGGGAAAAACGTCTTGCCGGCACCTTTCTTGTAACGGTTCTTATCCTGGCAGGAGAGGTGATTGGCGGGTATTTAAGCAACAGCCTTGCCCTCTTAAGCGATACTGAGAGAAAATGGTATCGGCCACGGCACCCTCCAAATCGAGTGCTCTTTCACAAACCCTGACAACGGCTTGTACCCATAACAGAGTATAATCATAATCACTGATCAGGAAAAAGAAATGAGTGCTATCCCTTATTATAAGATTGAGGTATAAAAACTATGTCAATTAAAGAAATTGTAATAAAGCTTTCACCGGAAGATGTACTTCGTTTGACGAGGGTTCTCCTCGATGAAGATCGTGAGGAAGCAATGTTTTTTCTGAAGGAATGCCTTAAACCCCAGTTGGAGAAAGAAAAAAGGGGACATTTAGTGCGTGCCTTTGAAGCTTAGCGTAAGCCTCCTCGACAATAGTCCCTAAACAATTGTGACACGAATATGTAATCCTTTACGGAAAGCAGCCCAGTTGGCAGTTGGCTACTTTGATCTTGTGTTCGTTCAAAAGAGCACCCAGATCTTTCGAAGAAATACCTTCCTCTGCAGATATTTTTAGGGCCTGTTTGCATGTTTTTTTACTTTTTCTATAATAGACTCTTTATCCACTGGGACCTCCTTGTTCTTTTGTCTTATTTGAGCATCATCAGCAGCATTTTATAGCGGGTTACGGCTTTCAGCGCGTGCGGCTTGTTTGCCGGCATAATGATCATTTCTCCTTCTTTGACCGAATATGGTTTACCGTCAATACGAATCTCAGCTTCGCCTTCCAGCAGATAAACCGCCGCATCAAAAGGTGCTGTATGTTCACTGAGACCTTCTCCCTTGTCGAAAGCGAAGACGGTCATCGTTCCTGAGGGCTTTCGGATGATTTCCCGGCTAACGACGGAGTGATCCTGATAGCCAGCAATTTCTTTAAGTTTCAATACGGCGGTTAAATCCACTATCTGGGTAAAGTTCTCGGTCATGTCATTTCTCCTTTTTGATCTTTTATAACACAAAACATAAGCATTGCAGTTGACTTAAGTCAAATTGATTTATTGTTTGTTGGGGTATGAACCACCCCCCAAGGGTTATCTTACCCTCGGGTCAGACTCTTATTGCAGAAAGAATTGTTGTGGTGGCGTCTACAGATCCCCAATATTTTGCTGGCGGTATTGTGAGGAAGTGCAAGCGTAGTTCAAAATAGCAGGTTCCTTAGAAGTTGTTCTTGGCTTTTTTTGCCGTTATACAACCTTTATACCGCATTCGACAGTTTGGAAAGGTTTATTTGTTTATTGATTTCAGGATGGGATCACCACAGAATTCGGATTATAAAGTACATTAAGTTGTCAATCTGGTGTAAAATCATTGAGCTATATGGGTGTTTTGCTTGTAATAGAAGGTTTTAATCTGATGAAGTGTTAACTTCCGGAAATTTAAGATAAATATTCCGTAGCATACTTTCCGGTCCGTTTTCTGTGGTGACCCTTATACGGGTGGATATGATTTTGTTTGAAAGAACAGCAGTCCTGACGAACTCGCCAACCTTGCAGATGAACCTGCAATTATGGCACTAACGTGAGGATGTGTAGGTTCCCAAGGAGGTTTGTAAAGATATGCATATGAGCCACACTGTAGCTCTAATATCTGGAGTGTTTTCATTTTTCAGCCCCTGTATCCTGCCCATTATTCCGTCTTATCTTGTTTTCATCAGCGGGATAACCTTTGATGGCTACAATGAGGTTGAATTCCGAAAATACAGAAAAGTTGTTATCGTTCACACCCTGTCTTTTATCTTTGGATTTTCCTTTGTGTTTGTATCCCTCGGACTTAGCTCATCCCTACTCGGCAAATTTTTCTCAAGTTACCATACATATATCACTCGTTTCGGCGGGTTGATCTTGATGGTGATGGGAATGCATTTGCTGAATATCATAAAAATACCATTCTTGAACCGGGAAAGAGTGGTCCACCTCAAACAAAAACCTTTGGGTCTTTTTGGCTCATTCATTGTTGGAGCTACCTTTTCAGTGGGTTGGACGCCGTGCGTGGGACCCGTTCTATCTTCGATTCTTATCATGGCAAATGCTTCCCAGGAAATGGCCGAAGGCGCCTATCTGCTGAGCCTGTATTCCCTGGGACTGGCAATACCCTTTTTTATTTCTGCAATATTTTTCCATAAGCTATTCCGACTTCTACAAAAATTCCATTTTATGACCCGATATTCCATGAAAATACTGGGTGTGATTCTTATTATTGTCGGTCTGCTATTGTTGACCAATTATTACAGTGTACTAACCATCTTTTCTAACAGTTTATTTTCGTGGATAAAATAGAGGCAAACCCCACCAAGAAATACATATGACAATGTTTTTGTTGCACCAAACAAAACTCTATGTTATATCAGCAGATAAACTCAATAATAAAGGAGATGCAATGCCATACCATTCACTTTGATGATGCGCAACAATGAGTGCCAGTTGGCGTTCATGGTTTTATCAGTATTGGTCGGCATTGGTCAAAAGAGCCTCACCGTAATTGTGTAAATACTTATTTCCCTCTTGGCCGCTCCGGCTCATGCTGGCAGCGGTTTTTTTAATTATTACATAGTAGCATCAGCCGTCCTGTGGCTGGAATAGGCGTAATAATGTAAAGAGGAGGGAAACACAATGTCAGAAAAAACCGTCCGTTTTTTATGTCTTCTGATGGCGCAATGTTATTTCAGGGGCAGTCATTTTTAGAATCACAACATTGCTTCAAAAACAGGATTCCCTAACACGAGGAGTGTACGAATAGCGTTTTTTAAAAGGGATATTTCCGCCTTGAAGAATAAAGGAGGGTAGTATGGATGCTCTCGTTTTACGACATAAGGCGGAAGTTCTATATCGTAGCGGGCAGTTCCTTTGCTCTGAGGCAATTCTTTATACATTTAACGAGGCACTGGGCAACCCGCTTCCAAGGGAAGCTGTGCGGCTGGCCTCTGGTTTCCCTGTCGGTATGGGTGCTATCGGAGTTGGCGGTTGTACCTGCGGTGCTCTCGCCGCTGGCATTATGGTCTTAGGCATGGTTTACGGGAGATCCAATCCAGGTGATGAAGCACCACTGGTTTTGGGGAAAGCCCAGGAATTACATGATTGGTTTAAATCCGAAAAGCGGAGCACATGTTGCCGAGTCTTGATTCACGGCCTTTAGTTCGGCTCCCCGGATCATGTTGACCAGTGCGTCTCCTTTACCGGCGATGTCGCAGAGCGCCTTGCCCACATGATTGACAAGGAAGGCAAAAATAGGAAACACAGTAACAATTTTTAAAAGGAGGAATAAGAAGTGAAGAAATGTAAAACATTAATTTGGTTGGTTATCTTTGTGTGTATGGTTTTTTTATTTTCTTCGAATGTTTGCAATGGAGAAACAGGAAATGGAAAGCCTGACAATTCGCCGGACTGGTTCTATCCAAGCTGGGCGGCAAGTGCAAAATATAACACGCCCATAACAGTGCTGGATACCGACAGTGCTCTTGGCAGATATTCACTGAAAACAAAAGCGGTAGGTTTAAAGGATGTCACTCGCTTTCATGGTCATATGTGCGACGGACTGTTTATAGCTTTTGTTGAAATAAGGGCTGTCCTTGGCAAACTCTTCCCCAACGGAACGGTTGACAGAACGGATTTGCGGGCAGTTTCCAAAAATGGGCCTTGCTGGGTTGATACTGTTATGTATATGACTGGCGCCAGGACCAATTTCCAGACATTGAGGATTGACAGTACCATTGGCGATGGTTTCATTATACAAAAAATATCAACTGGCGAAACTTACTCGGTGCATCTCAAACCAGGAGTGTTCCCCACGGAACAGGCAGAACTCGAGGGCAAG
Coding sequences within it:
- a CDS encoding formylmethanofuran dehydrogenase subunit E family protein, which encodes MKKCKTLIWLVIFVCMVFLFSSNVCNGETGNGKPDNSPDWFYPSWAASAKYNTPITVLDTDSALGRYSLKTKAVGLKDVTRFHGHMCDGLFIAFVEIRAVLGKLFPNGTVDRTDLRAVSKNGPCWVDTVMYMTGARTNFQTLRIDSTIGDGFIIQKISTGETYSVHLKPGVFPTEQAELEGKIRKLRAEGKPVSAGDIDTVEAMADALSKKLLNTQSSELLEINPCLVTVSLLSICLATEGIL
- a CDS encoding C-GCAxxG-C-C family protein, whose protein sequence is MDALVLRHKAEVLYRSGQFLCSEAILYTFNEALGNPLPREAVRLASGFPVGMGAIGVGGCTCGALAAGIMVLGMVYGRSNPGDEAPLVLGKAQELHDWFKSEKRSTCCRVLIHGL